Proteins encoded within one genomic window of Nonomuraea gerenzanensis:
- a CDS encoding molybdopterin-dependent oxidoreductase, which translates to MGGSQVNQALVRLYFEVRDGLRDPVAAWAKLTGNSQLYQRARGERRVPLDEATAAELTAAAMAYTAACHGAEQVAALATSPLARVVGGLGGAVLTEQPCAPEQVLGPRFAGPGADDWARAAHVLLWGENNRLVRSADTPWVIAGRYKGQKVVAIGTHPTRLSDETLVVRPGTDGALAMAMGHVLLKEFFLDRTPFAEHAMARTDLPFLVRLRERESGYVPGGLTGGAYGRLSLYGEESVEVLLPRFDDGPGVLRRGVPVLRDGGELVTTVFDLVLACYGVARPGLPGVWPGGYDDRAQPYTPAWQEAYTGVAASRALKTARELGVTAEKTGGRCVIVPGRLETPHADTAYRAMLALLVLTGCGGGWAQAGQEGIPLVPYLCLHACGEDRSDVGALSWALAEGLFARRSARSVLLEAVADGWPMAPPPRVLALPRPIYPLPPAVDLLIGPDEHCDLSPPDADLVAEALTKLAGGMPLTEPGGPAEAGRMRMLVDHAWMHEYGEALPTYRPPGLGLPVKPTQLVR; encoded by the coding sequence ATGGGGGGATCGCAGGTCAACCAGGCACTGGTCAGGCTCTACTTCGAGGTGAGAGATGGGTTGCGCGACCCGGTCGCGGCCTGGGCGAAACTCACAGGGAACTCACAGCTCTACCAGCGAGCCCGTGGTGAACGGCGGGTACCGCTGGACGAGGCGACGGCCGCGGAGCTGACGGCGGCGGCGATGGCGTACACGGCGGCCTGCCACGGGGCCGAGCAGGTGGCGGCGCTGGCCACCTCGCCGCTGGCGCGGGTGGTCGGCGGGCTCGGCGGCGCGGTGCTGACCGAGCAGCCGTGCGCGCCCGAGCAGGTGCTGGGGCCGCGCTTCGCCGGTCCGGGGGCCGACGACTGGGCGCGGGCGGCGCATGTGCTGCTGTGGGGGGAGAACAACCGGCTGGTGCGGTCGGCGGACACGCCGTGGGTGATCGCCGGGCGGTACAAGGGGCAGAAGGTGGTGGCGATCGGCACGCACCCGACGCGGCTGTCCGACGAGACGCTCGTGGTGCGGCCGGGCACGGACGGGGCGCTGGCCATGGCGATGGGGCACGTGCTGCTCAAGGAGTTCTTCCTGGACCGCACGCCGTTCGCCGAGCACGCCATGGCGCGCACGGACCTGCCGTTCCTGGTGCGGCTGCGGGAGCGGGAGTCGGGGTACGTGCCGGGCGGGCTGACGGGCGGGGCGTACGGGCGGCTCAGCCTGTACGGCGAGGAGAGCGTGGAGGTGCTGCTGCCGCGCTTCGACGACGGGCCGGGGGTGCTGCGGCGCGGCGTGCCGGTGCTGCGCGACGGCGGCGAGCTGGTGACGACGGTGTTCGATCTGGTCCTGGCCTGCTACGGGGTGGCGCGGCCCGGGCTGCCGGGCGTCTGGCCGGGCGGGTACGACGACCGGGCGCAGCCGTACACGCCCGCCTGGCAGGAGGCGTACACGGGGGTGGCCGCGTCGCGGGCGCTGAAGACGGCGCGCGAGCTGGGGGTGACGGCGGAGAAGACCGGCGGCCGGTGCGTGATCGTGCCGGGCCGGCTGGAGACGCCGCACGCCGACACCGCCTACCGGGCGATGCTCGCGCTGCTGGTGCTGACCGGGTGCGGCGGCGGGTGGGCGCAGGCGGGGCAGGAGGGGATCCCGCTGGTGCCGTACCTGTGCCTGCACGCGTGCGGCGAGGACCGCTCCGACGTGGGCGCGCTGAGCTGGGCGCTGGCGGAGGGCCTGTTCGCGCGCAGGTCGGCGCGGTCGGTGCTGCTGGAGGCGGTGGCCGACGGCTGGCCGATGGCGCCGCCGCCCCGGGTGCTGGCGCTGCCGCGGCCGATCTACCCGCTGCCGCCTGCCGTGGACCTGCTGATCGGGCCGGACGAGCACTGCGACCTGTCGCCGCCCGACGCGGACCTGGTGGCCGAGGCCCTGACCAAGCTGGCCGGCGGCATGCCGCTGACCGAGCCGGGCGGCCCGGCCGAGGCCGGGCGGATGCGGATGCTGGTGGATCACGCCTGGATGCACGAGTACGGCGAGGCGCTGCCCACCTACCGCCCGCCCGGCCTCGGTCTGCCGGTCAAGCCGACGCAGCTGGTCAGGTGA
- a CDS encoding M14 family zinc carboxypeptidase, with protein sequence MKRRFVILLAALSLISLTGMTGAGATAEPPPNKQYRVSGPANAQQRSAVAATGAAIEEVATESVLVTATEAEVAAIRRLGYRVAEVPRPTPPSADAFDFPPADSQYHNYAEMNAEINALVAAHPGIISQSNYGTSYEGRNLRLIKISDNVGTDENETEVLFTAHQHAREHLTVEMALYIMHLLTDNYGSDARITNLVNTREIWIMPDMNPDGGEYDIATGTYRSWRKNRQPNSGSSAVGTDMNRNWAYNWGCCGGSSGTTSSETYRGASAESAPEVRAAANWVRSRVVGGVQQIKSHIDWHTYSELILWPYGYTFNDTAPGLTQDDRDAHATLGQNMAATNGYTPEQASDLYITDGTIDDWMWGVYKIFSFTFEMYPTGSNPGFYPPDEQIVPQTTRNREAVLRFLEYSDCVYRIIGKEAQYCGTGNPPVTVWQDTFETATGWTVNPSATDTATLGQWERGDPEATTSSGAKQLGTTVSGTNDLVTGRLAGSSAGANDIDGGTTSIQSPPITLPATGALNLSFSWYLAHGSNASSADYLRVRVVGSTTATVFNQAGAATNRNGAWATATASLNAFAGQTVRILVDAADASGASLVEAGVDDVRITQQP encoded by the coding sequence GTGAAACGCCGATTTGTCATCCTGCTGGCAGCCCTCAGCCTGATCAGCCTGACCGGCATGACCGGCGCGGGTGCCACCGCAGAGCCGCCGCCCAACAAGCAGTACCGCGTGTCGGGCCCGGCGAACGCCCAGCAGCGCAGTGCCGTCGCGGCCACCGGGGCCGCGATCGAGGAGGTGGCCACGGAGTCAGTCCTGGTCACGGCCACGGAGGCCGAGGTCGCCGCCATCAGGCGGCTCGGCTACCGGGTCGCGGAGGTGCCGCGCCCGACACCCCCGTCCGCCGACGCCTTTGACTTCCCGCCGGCGGACTCGCAGTACCACAACTACGCGGAGATGAACGCGGAGATCAACGCCCTGGTCGCGGCCCATCCGGGCATCATCAGCCAGTCGAACTACGGCACCTCGTACGAGGGCAGGAACCTGCGCCTCATCAAGATCAGCGACAACGTGGGCACGGACGAGAACGAGACCGAGGTCCTGTTCACCGCCCACCAGCACGCCCGCGAGCACCTCACGGTCGAGATGGCGCTGTACATCATGCACCTGCTCACCGACAACTACGGCAGCGACGCGAGGATCACCAACCTGGTGAACACCAGGGAGATCTGGATCATGCCGGACATGAACCCGGACGGCGGCGAGTACGACATCGCCACCGGCACCTACCGCTCCTGGCGCAAGAACCGCCAGCCCAACTCGGGCTCGTCGGCCGTCGGCACCGACATGAACCGCAACTGGGCCTACAACTGGGGCTGCTGCGGCGGCTCCTCCGGCACGACGTCGAGCGAGACGTACCGGGGCGCCAGCGCGGAGTCGGCGCCCGAGGTCAGGGCGGCGGCCAACTGGGTGCGCAGCCGCGTGGTCGGCGGCGTGCAGCAGATCAAGTCGCACATCGACTGGCACACCTACAGTGAGCTGATCCTGTGGCCCTACGGCTACACCTTCAACGACACCGCCCCCGGCCTGACCCAGGACGACCGGGACGCGCACGCCACCCTCGGCCAGAACATGGCCGCCACCAACGGGTACACGCCCGAGCAGGCCAGCGACCTCTACATCACCGACGGCACCATCGACGACTGGATGTGGGGCGTCTACAAGATCTTCAGCTTCACCTTCGAGATGTACCCGACCGGCTCCAACCCGGGCTTCTACCCGCCGGACGAGCAGATCGTGCCGCAGACGACCCGCAACAGGGAGGCGGTGCTGCGCTTCCTGGAGTACTCCGACTGCGTCTACCGCATCATCGGCAAGGAGGCCCAATACTGCGGCACCGGCAACCCGCCGGTCACCGTCTGGCAGGACACGTTCGAGACGGCCACGGGCTGGACGGTGAACCCGTCCGCCACCGACACCGCCACCCTCGGGCAGTGGGAGCGCGGTGACCCCGAGGCCACCACCTCCAGCGGCGCCAAGCAGCTCGGCACCACGGTCAGCGGCACCAACGACCTGGTCACCGGCCGCCTGGCGGGCTCCTCGGCGGGCGCCAACGACATCGACGGCGGCACCACCTCGATCCAGTCGCCGCCGATCACGCTGCCCGCGACGGGCGCGCTGAACCTGTCGTTCTCGTGGTACCTGGCGCACGGCTCCAACGCCTCCAGCGCCGACTACCTGCGGGTGCGCGTGGTCGGCAGCACCACCGCGACGGTCTTCAACCAGGCGGGCGCGGCCACCAACCGCAACGGCGCCTGGGCCACCGCCACGGCCAGCCTGAACGCCTTCGCGGGCCAGACCGTCCGCATCCTCGTGGACGCCGCCGACGCCTCAGGGGCCTCCCTGGTCGAGGCCGGCGTGGACGACGTCAGGATCACCCAGCAACCGTAA
- a CDS encoding nitroreductase family protein: MEHRHPFVPYKPERHEPEEMVRRGEEFHRLVDRRRSVRQFSPEPVPYRCVELAVRAANTAPSGAHQQPWKFVVIGDAETRRRVREAAEIEERQNYEGGRLPEEWRAALEPLETGSDKGYLEVAPWLVVCFAEKYGLTPEGEKVRHYYVNESVGIACGLFITALHVMGLSTLTHTPKPMAFLTEICRRPPNERPYILFPVGYAAEGTEVPDLVRKPLEEALIPMSVNLGLS, translated from the coding sequence TCACGAGCCCGAGGAGATGGTCAGGCGCGGCGAGGAGTTCCACCGGCTGGTGGACCGGCGGCGCAGCGTGCGGCAGTTCAGCCCGGAGCCGGTGCCGTACCGGTGTGTCGAGCTGGCCGTGCGGGCGGCCAACACCGCGCCGTCGGGGGCGCACCAGCAGCCGTGGAAGTTCGTGGTCATCGGCGACGCGGAGACCAGGCGGCGCGTGCGCGAGGCGGCCGAGATCGAGGAGCGGCAGAACTACGAGGGCGGCCGGCTGCCCGAGGAGTGGCGGGCGGCGCTGGAGCCGCTCGAGACCGGCTCGGACAAGGGCTACCTGGAGGTGGCGCCCTGGCTGGTGGTCTGCTTCGCCGAGAAGTACGGCCTGACCCCCGAGGGTGAGAAGGTCCGGCACTACTACGTCAACGAGAGCGTCGGCATCGCCTGCGGCCTGTTCATCACGGCGCTGCATGTCATGGGCCTGTCCACGCTCACCCACACGCCGAAGCCGATGGCCTTCCTCACCGAGATCTGCCGCCGCCCGCCCAACGAGCGGCCCTACATCCTCTTCCCCGTCGGGTACGCGGCCGAGGGGACCGAAGTGCCGGATCTGGTCAGGAAACCCCTAGAAGAAGCCCTCATCCCCATGTCCGTAAATTTGGGCCTTTCCTAG
- a CDS encoding chitinase, with translation MRSLIGVVSGVVLALGLTAAPAHAANIAINPGFEDGLTGWTCSASAAAQTVSAPVHGGTKALRATPAGSDTARCQQTVTVQPNTAYQLSAWVQGGYVFLGATGTGVNASTWASPGAAWAQLRTSFTTGASTTSVSIHVNGWYGQGAYHADDVVLDGPGGTPDTQAPTVPGNVAVGGATASSLTVSWSASTDNVGVTRYEVSRDNGTPTAVSGTSHTAGGLTAQTSYAFRVRACDAAGNCSAYSNPVTGTTASGGGGPGGELPKRVLVGYLHASFANGSGYIRMSDVPNEWDVINLAFGEPTTVTSGDIRFRQCPAAECPNVEPEADFLAAIKAKQAAGKKVLISIGGQNGQVQLTTTAARDKFVESVSAIIDRYGLDGLDIDFEGHSLYLNPGDTNLAAPTTPVIVNLISALRTLKSRYGAKFVLTMAPETFFVQLGYQFYGPGPNGAADSRSASYLPVIHAMRDALTLLHVQDYNSGPIRGLDDQYHTMGGHDFHVAMTDMLLAGFPIMGNPANVFPPLRQDQVAIGLPASVNAGNGFTGVAEVQKAFDCLAKGSNCGPYRPRGVYPGLRGLMTWSINWDRYNGHEFSRSHRAYLDGLT, from the coding sequence ATGAGGAGCCTGATCGGCGTCGTGTCGGGGGTGGTGCTGGCCCTCGGGCTGACCGCCGCCCCCGCCCACGCCGCCAATATCGCGATAAATCCGGGTTTCGAGGACGGCCTGACCGGCTGGACGTGCTCAGCGTCCGCCGCCGCGCAGACCGTCTCGGCACCCGTCCACGGCGGCACCAAGGCCCTGCGGGCCACCCCGGCCGGCAGCGACACCGCCAGGTGCCAGCAGACCGTGACCGTCCAGCCGAACACCGCCTACCAGCTCTCCGCCTGGGTCCAGGGCGGCTACGTCTTCCTCGGCGCGACCGGCACCGGCGTGAACGCGAGCACCTGGGCCTCGCCTGGCGCGGCCTGGGCCCAGCTCAGGACGTCCTTCACCACGGGCGCCTCCACCACGTCGGTGTCGATCCACGTCAACGGCTGGTACGGCCAGGGCGCCTACCACGCCGACGACGTGGTGCTCGACGGCCCCGGCGGCACCCCGGACACGCAGGCCCCGACCGTGCCCGGCAACGTGGCCGTCGGCGGCGCGACGGCGTCCAGCCTGACCGTGAGCTGGTCGGCCTCCACCGACAACGTCGGAGTGACCCGCTACGAAGTGTCCAGGGACAACGGCACGCCGACGGCGGTCTCCGGAACCAGCCACACAGCCGGCGGCCTCACCGCCCAGACGTCCTACGCCTTCCGGGTCAGGGCCTGTGACGCGGCCGGCAACTGCTCCGCCTACTCCAACCCCGTCACCGGCACCACGGCCAGCGGCGGTGGCGGCCCCGGCGGCGAGTTGCCGAAGCGGGTCCTGGTCGGTTACCTGCACGCCTCGTTCGCCAACGGGTCCGGATACATCAGGATGAGCGACGTACCGAATGAATGGGACGTCATCAACCTCGCCTTCGGCGAGCCCACCACCGTCACCTCGGGCGACATCAGGTTCCGCCAGTGCCCGGCCGCCGAGTGCCCGAACGTCGAGCCCGAGGCCGACTTCCTCGCCGCCATCAAGGCCAAGCAGGCCGCCGGCAAGAAGGTGCTGATCTCGATCGGCGGCCAGAACGGCCAGGTCCAGCTCACCACGACGGCGGCCCGCGACAAGTTCGTCGAGTCGGTCTCCGCGATCATCGACAGGTACGGCCTCGACGGCCTCGACATCGACTTCGAGGGCCACTCCCTCTACCTCAACCCCGGCGACACGAACCTCGCCGCCCCCACCACCCCGGTCATCGTCAACCTCATCTCCGCGCTGAGGACGCTCAAGAGCCGCTACGGCGCGAAGTTCGTGCTGACCATGGCCCCGGAGACGTTCTTCGTCCAGCTCGGCTACCAGTTCTACGGCCCCGGCCCGAACGGCGCGGCCGACAGCAGAAGCGCCTCCTACCTGCCCGTCATCCACGCCATGCGCGACGCCCTGACCCTGCTGCACGTGCAGGACTACAACTCGGGCCCGATCAGGGGCCTGGACGACCAGTACCACACGATGGGCGGGCACGACTTCCACGTGGCCATGACCGACATGCTGCTGGCCGGCTTCCCGATCATGGGCAACCCGGCCAACGTGTTCCCGCCGCTGCGCCAGGACCAGGTGGCCATCGGGCTGCCCGCCTCGGTCAACGCGGGCAACGGCTTCACCGGCGTCGCGGAGGTGCAGAAGGCGTTCGACTGCCTGGCCAAGGGCAGCAACTGCGGGCCGTACCGGCCGCGCGGGGTCTACCCGGGCCTGCGCGGGCTGATGACCTGGTCGATCAACTGGGACCGGTACAACGGGCACGAGTTCTCCCGCAGCCATCGGGCGTACCTGGACGGGCTCACCTGA
- a CDS encoding chitinase, with translation MRLRAILLALATLALGLPALPAHAASATATFVKVSDWGSGFEGKVTVTNGTTTALPSWNVQFDVPSGFTIPSAWDAVLTRSGQHYTFTNPSWASPLAPGASVSFGFNGNPGNFPGITGCTLNGASCGGGSNPGVPGTPGAVSTTTTGNAITLSWGAATGTVTGYRVYEGTTVKATTTATTATISGLAACETHTYTVKAYNAQGESPGRDATATTTGCTGGGGTLPRHFLTGYWHNFVNPAAELKLSAVPNEYDLIAIAFGEATANAGEVVFTVDPGLATAVGGYTDAQFKADVAALHQRGKKVILSVGGEAGRVQVASAAAATRFADSVYALMQSYGFDGVDIDLENGLNATYMAQALRSLRAKAGADLIITMAPQTIDMQSTGMEYFKLALSIKDILTVVHTQFYNSGSMLGCDQAQAYAQGSVNFMTALACIQLENGLRPDQVALGLPAGPGAAGGGVVAPSLVNQALDCLAKRTSCGTFVPPRAYPDIRGAMTWSINWDASNNWSFSKTVKPHLQGMP, from the coding sequence GTGAGACTACGCGCGATCCTCTTAGCGCTGGCCACCCTCGCACTCGGACTCCCCGCCCTGCCCGCCCACGCAGCCTCCGCCACCGCCACCTTCGTCAAGGTGTCCGACTGGGGCTCCGGCTTCGAGGGCAAGGTCACCGTCACCAACGGCACCACCACCGCCCTGCCGAGCTGGAACGTGCAGTTCGACGTACCCTCCGGCTTCACCATCCCCTCCGCCTGGGACGCGGTGCTGACCAGGAGCGGCCAGCACTACACCTTCACCAACCCGAGCTGGGCCTCCCCGCTCGCCCCCGGAGCCAGCGTGAGCTTCGGCTTCAACGGCAACCCCGGCAACTTCCCCGGCATCACCGGCTGCACACTGAACGGCGCCTCCTGCGGCGGCGGCTCCAACCCCGGGGTCCCCGGCACACCCGGAGCCGTCAGCACCACCACCACCGGCAACGCGATCACCCTGAGCTGGGGCGCCGCCACCGGCACGGTGACCGGTTACCGCGTCTACGAGGGCACCACCGTCAAGGCCACCACCACCGCCACCACGGCCACGATCAGCGGGCTCGCCGCCTGCGAGACCCACACCTACACGGTCAAGGCGTACAACGCCCAGGGCGAGTCACCCGGCCGGGACGCCACCGCCACCACCACCGGCTGCACGGGCGGCGGCGGCACGCTGCCCAGGCACTTCCTCACCGGCTACTGGCACAACTTCGTCAACCCCGCCGCCGAGCTCAAGCTCTCGGCCGTCCCGAACGAGTACGACCTCATCGCGATCGCGTTCGGCGAGGCCACCGCCAACGCCGGCGAGGTCGTCTTCACCGTCGACCCCGGCCTGGCCACCGCCGTCGGCGGCTACACCGACGCCCAGTTCAAGGCCGACGTCGCCGCCCTGCACCAGCGCGGCAAGAAGGTGATCCTCTCGGTCGGCGGTGAGGCCGGCCGCGTCCAGGTCGCCAGCGCCGCCGCGGCCACGCGCTTCGCCGACTCGGTGTACGCGCTCATGCAGAGCTACGGCTTCGACGGCGTGGACATCGACCTGGAGAACGGCCTGAACGCCACCTACATGGCCCAGGCACTCCGGTCACTGCGCGCCAAGGCCGGCGCCGACCTCATCATCACGATGGCCCCGCAGACCATCGACATGCAGTCGACCGGGATGGAGTACTTCAAGCTCGCCCTGTCCATCAAGGACATCCTCACGGTCGTCCACACGCAGTTCTACAACTCCGGCTCCATGCTCGGCTGCGACCAGGCCCAGGCGTACGCGCAGGGGTCGGTCAACTTCATGACCGCCCTGGCCTGCATCCAGCTCGAGAACGGCCTGCGCCCCGACCAGGTGGCGCTCGGGCTGCCGGCAGGGCCGGGCGCCGCGGGCGGCGGCGTCGTCGCGCCCTCCCTCGTCAACCAGGCACTCGACTGCCTGGCCAAGCGCACCAGCTGCGGGACCTTCGTGCCACCGCGCGCCTACCCCGACATCAGGGGCGCGATGACCTGGTCCATCAACTGGGACGCGAGCAACAACTGGTCGTTCTCCAAGACCGTCAAGCCCCACCTCCAGGGAATGCCATGA
- a CDS encoding carbohydrate-binding protein, whose amino-acid sequence MKFRSKLTALVAGVVLALTGAGLTSAAPAAYGAVQQLAAAWAPWTSYATGAVVTYNGVDYVCLQAHTSQPGWEPPNVPALWKQGSGGGGGNDTTAPSVPGNLRSTGVTSSSVSLAWNASTDNVGVTGYNVYRGGTLVTTVTGTSYTDTGRAASTAYTYTVRARDAAGNLSGTSNSVTATTSTGGGGGENPTKMAGAPYLYMGWGNPPNPGTVMDATGVKSFTMAFILSSGGCTPAWDGNRPLTGGADQQAINTIKSKGGSVQISFGGWQGNKLGPNCSTPQAFANAVQQVINAVGPAVVDFDIENTDEFENYTVQDRILNALKIVKANNPNVKVVVTFGTTRTGPNSHGIRLINQARALGVPIDNYTIMPFDFGSADIYQDTVNASEGLKNALKSAFGWTDAQAYAHMGISGMNGLSDQQELTSVATWTQIRDWARSKGLTRLAYWAVNRDRPCPGGGVTSNCSGIAQSDWEFTRITAGF is encoded by the coding sequence ATGAAATTTCGTAGCAAACTCACCGCACTGGTGGCCGGCGTCGTCCTCGCGCTGACCGGCGCCGGGCTGACCTCCGCCGCGCCTGCGGCGTACGGGGCGGTGCAGCAGCTGGCTGCCGCCTGGGCGCCGTGGACCTCCTACGCCACCGGCGCGGTCGTCACCTACAACGGCGTGGACTACGTGTGCCTGCAGGCCCACACCTCCCAGCCCGGCTGGGAGCCGCCGAACGTGCCCGCGCTGTGGAAGCAGGGCTCGGGCGGCGGTGGCGGCAACGACACCACGGCTCCGTCCGTGCCGGGCAACCTCCGCTCGACCGGCGTCACCTCCAGCAGCGTCTCCCTGGCCTGGAACGCCTCCACCGACAACGTGGGCGTCACCGGCTACAACGTCTACCGCGGCGGCACCCTCGTCACGACGGTGACCGGCACGTCCTACACCGACACCGGCCGCGCCGCGAGCACCGCCTACACCTACACCGTCCGCGCCCGGGACGCGGCGGGCAACCTGTCCGGCACCAGCAACTCGGTCACCGCGACGACCTCCACCGGCGGCGGTGGCGGGGAGAACCCGACGAAGATGGCCGGAGCGCCGTACCTCTACATGGGCTGGGGCAACCCGCCCAACCCCGGCACGGTCATGGACGCGACGGGCGTGAAGTCGTTCACGATGGCGTTCATCCTGTCCAGCGGCGGCTGCACCCCGGCCTGGGACGGCAACCGGCCGCTGACCGGCGGCGCCGACCAGCAGGCGATCAACACGATCAAGTCGAAGGGCGGCAGCGTCCAGATCTCCTTCGGCGGCTGGCAGGGCAACAAGCTCGGCCCCAACTGCTCCACTCCGCAGGCGTTCGCGAACGCGGTGCAGCAGGTGATCAACGCCGTCGGCCCGGCCGTGGTGGACTTCGACATCGAGAACACCGACGAGTTCGAGAACTACACCGTCCAGGACCGCATCCTGAACGCGCTCAAGATCGTCAAGGCGAACAACCCGAACGTCAAGGTCGTCGTCACCTTCGGCACCACCAGGACCGGCCCCAACAGCCACGGCATCCGCCTGATCAACCAGGCCAGGGCGCTCGGCGTGCCGATCGACAACTACACGATCATGCCGTTCGACTTCGGCAGCGCCGACATCTACCAGGACACCGTCAACGCCTCCGAGGGCCTGAAGAACGCGCTCAAGAGCGCCTTCGGCTGGACCGACGCCCAGGCGTACGCGCACATGGGCATCTCCGGCATGAACGGCCTGTCCGACCAGCAGGAGCTGACCTCGGTCGCCACCTGGACCCAGATCCGCGACTGGGCCAGGTCCAAGGGCCTGACCAGGCTCGCGTACTGGGCCGTCAACCGCGACCGCCCCTGTCCCGGTGGCGGCGTGACCTCGAACTGCAGCGGCATCGCGCAGTCCGACTGGGAGTTCACCCGCATCACCGCGGGTTTCTAG
- a CDS encoding carbohydrate binding domain-containing protein, which yields MRLRAPAVLLAAALLALHATPASAANIAINPGFEDGLTGWTCSGAQAVSSPVHGGTRALQATPQGNDLARCQQAVTVRPNTTYQLSAWVQGAYVFLGATGTGVSTSTWGAPGSQWSQLRTSFTTGASTTSVSIHVNGWYGQGAYHADDVVLDGPGGTPDTQAPTVPGNVAVGGATASSLTVSWSASTDNVGVTRYEVSRDNGTPTAVSGTSHTATGLSPQTSYAFRVRACDAAGNCSAYSTPVTGRTTDDTTPPTGDIGYAPYIDITMPTPSLVSAANATGVKHYTLAFALGDSSGCNPSWGGTIPIGDARVINDVKALQAQGGQVVVASGGALGPYLEHVCGSVAALVGAYKKVLDTVGTNHLDVDVEASIDVNKVNTALKQLQSERGTVVSYTLRVQGQDYGVDPFSLQILQDAAAKGLEVVVNPMLMNFGYTGNWGDAMIAAAQATLGQMKGVWPGRTDAQLRRMLGVTPMIGKNDTGMTTTQADARKLLAWANANHIGFVGFWSAARDNGGCPDGRVSPTCSGIAQSSYEFTNIFKGFTG from the coding sequence ATGAGACTCCGAGCACCGGCGGTCCTGCTCGCCGCCGCCCTCCTCGCCCTCCACGCCACCCCCGCTTCAGCCGCCAATATCGCGATAAATCCGGGTTTTGAGGACGGCCTGACGGGCTGGACCTGCTCCGGAGCCCAGGCCGTGTCGTCCCCGGTGCACGGAGGCACCCGTGCGCTCCAGGCGACCCCGCAGGGCAACGACCTGGCCCGCTGCCAGCAGGCGGTGACCGTCCGTCCGAACACCACCTACCAGCTCTCGGCCTGGGTCCAGGGCGCCTACGTGTTCCTGGGCGCCACGGGCACAGGCGTCAGCACCAGCACGTGGGGCGCCCCCGGCAGTCAGTGGAGCCAGCTCAGAACGTCCTTCACCACGGGCGCCTCCACCACGTCGGTGTCGATCCACGTCAACGGCTGGTACGGCCAGGGCGCCTACCACGCCGACGACGTGGTGCTCGACGGCCCCGGCGGCACCCCGGACACGCAGGCCCCGACCGTGCCCGGCAACGTGGCCGTCGGCGGTGCGACGGCGTCCAGCCTGACCGTGAGCTGGTCGGCCTCCACCGACAACGTCGGAGTGACCCGCTACGAGGTGTCCAGGGACAACGGCACGCCGACGGCGGTCTCCGGAACCAGCCACACAGCGACCGGCCTGTCCCCGCAGACGTCCTACGCCTTCCGCGTCAGGGCCTGCGACGCCGCGGGCAACTGCTCCGCCTACTCGACCCCCGTCACCGGCCGCACCACCGACGACACCACCCCGCCCACCGGCGACATCGGGTACGCCCCGTACATCGACATCACGATGCCCACCCCGTCCCTGGTCAGCGCGGCCAACGCCACCGGCGTCAAGCACTACACGCTGGCCTTCGCGCTCGGCGACAGCTCCGGCTGCAACCCGTCCTGGGGCGGCACGATCCCGATCGGCGACGCGCGCGTCATCAACGACGTCAAGGCGCTGCAGGCGCAGGGCGGCCAGGTGGTCGTGGCCAGCGGCGGGGCGCTGGGGCCGTACCTGGAGCACGTGTGCGGCAGCGTCGCCGCGCTCGTCGGCGCGTACAAGAAGGTGCTGGACACGGTGGGCACCAACCACCTGGACGTGGACGTCGAGGCCAGCATCGACGTCAACAAGGTCAACACCGCGCTCAAGCAGCTCCAGAGCGAGCGCGGCACCGTCGTCAGCTACACGCTGCGGGTGCAGGGCCAGGACTACGGCGTGGACCCGTTCTCGCTGCAGATCCTCCAGGACGCGGCGGCCAAGGGGCTGGAGGTGGTCGTCAACCCGATGCTGATGAACTTCGGCTACACCGGCAACTGGGGCGACGCGATGATCGCCGCCGCGCAGGCCACGCTGGGCCAGATGAAGGGCGTCTGGCCGGGCAGGACCGACGCGCAGCTCAGGCGCATGCTCGGTGTCACCCCCATGATCGGCAAGAACGACACCGGCATGACCACCACGCAGGCCGACGCGCGCAAGCTGCTGGCCTGGGCCAACGCCAACCACATCGGGTTCGTCGGCTTCTGGTCCGCGGCCCGCGACAACGGCGGCTGCCCCGACGGCAGGGTGTCGCCGACGTGCAGCGGGATCGCGCAGTCGAGCTACGAGTTCACGAACATCTTCAAGGGGTTCACCGGATGA